In one Moritella sp. 5 genomic region, the following are encoded:
- a CDS encoding alkylphosphonate utilization protein produces MTIETTLLQRSGSKCEMCTSESNLSAYELPESPEKSSDCAVMLCGTCLEQINNSDTLDENHWRCLNDSMWSQVPAVQVLAYRMLNRLDADWSRDLLDMMYLEEDVKAWAEKGVLIAAMTDSPARDVNGTILKAGDNVNIIKDLPVKGSSLVIKRGTAVRNIGLTDNPLHIQGRANGTAMVIISAYCKKM; encoded by the coding sequence ATGACTATCGAAACAACGCTATTACAACGCAGTGGTTCTAAATGTGAAATGTGCACATCAGAATCTAACCTATCCGCTTATGAGCTACCTGAATCACCAGAAAAAAGCTCTGACTGTGCAGTAATGCTTTGTGGTACTTGCCTTGAGCAAATCAACAACTCAGATACTCTTGATGAAAATCACTGGCGTTGCCTAAACGACAGTATGTGGAGCCAAGTACCAGCAGTACAAGTACTTGCATACCGCATGTTAAACCGCCTAGATGCAGACTGGTCACGTGACCTACTTGATATGATGTACCTAGAAGAAGACGTAAAAGCATGGGCTGAAAAAGGCGTGTTAATTGCGGCAATGACAGACTCACCAGCGCGTGACGTAAACGGTACTATTTTAAAAGCTGGCGACAACGTAAACATCATCAAAGATTTGCCTGTTAAAGGCTCAAGCTTAGTGATCAAACGTGGTACAGCTGTGCGTAATATTGGTTTAACAGATAATCCATTACACATTCAAGGCCGTGCTAACGGTACTGCAATGGTGATCATTTCTGCATACTGTAAAAAAATGTAA
- a CDS encoding M48 family metalloprotease, producing the protein MYLKKILRLTSTALFVGTLGLVSTVQATNKLPEIGTAGVTALSIEQERQYGAAFIKIARGSFPMVSDPVLQEYIAELGAKLINQTDSVRFPFNFFLIKDDEINAAAFLGGYVKVHTGLFLYAESESEFASVIAHEISHITQRHLARSLEAQAGNSQLTVAGLVGAVLLGIANPVAGIAMLQTTVAINVQSTINYTRANEFEADRIGIQVLANAGYDPAAMSTFFGKLSAQYRFSSKPPQMLITHPLPTTRIAEARDRAALYPNRYYPPSLDYQLAKARIQVRYGTLKPKEALQFFQHQLKTKSFKLKDAALYGQALALLQLDKNVEAKKIVVELAKTQPNNLFYLDTLTDIDLALKHNAEAIVRLKKANNRYRNNPVTTINLTVALQQDKQYGEAKKLIRNYLRDNETDMIALSIYIDLLRQTDDKIKMYVQRANLAQLKANYPKALNELQSARTLATSSADIARIDAHMEKIELEKQEMQALQN; encoded by the coding sequence TTGTATCTAAAAAAAATATTACGCTTGACCAGTACAGCATTATTTGTCGGTACGTTGGGTCTAGTAAGCACAGTACAAGCAACTAACAAACTGCCCGAAATTGGCACAGCCGGTGTGACGGCCTTATCGATCGAGCAAGAACGTCAGTATGGCGCAGCCTTCATTAAAATAGCACGTGGTTCTTTCCCTATGGTTAGCGACCCTGTTTTACAAGAATACATTGCCGAACTGGGCGCAAAACTCATTAACCAAACCGATTCCGTTCGTTTTCCATTTAATTTTTTCCTCATTAAAGATGATGAAATTAATGCGGCGGCATTTCTTGGTGGCTATGTAAAAGTGCACACAGGCTTATTTTTATACGCCGAAAGTGAATCAGAATTTGCATCCGTCATCGCCCATGAGATCTCGCATATCACTCAGCGCCACCTTGCGCGTAGTTTAGAGGCGCAAGCAGGTAATAGCCAACTGACTGTTGCGGGGTTAGTTGGCGCAGTATTATTGGGTATTGCGAATCCGGTTGCAGGTATTGCGATGTTACAAACCACTGTAGCTATTAATGTTCAGTCTACCATTAACTATACCCGCGCCAATGAATTTGAAGCCGATCGTATTGGTATTCAAGTACTGGCGAATGCTGGTTATGATCCTGCAGCAATGTCGACTTTCTTCGGTAAATTATCTGCGCAATACCGTTTTAGCTCAAAACCACCACAAATGCTGATCACTCACCCATTACCAACCACCCGAATTGCCGAAGCACGTGATAGAGCAGCACTATATCCAAATCGTTATTATCCACCAAGTCTCGACTATCAATTAGCCAAAGCCCGTATTCAGGTCCGCTATGGCACCTTAAAACCAAAAGAAGCACTGCAATTTTTTCAACATCAACTTAAAACTAAAAGTTTCAAGCTAAAAGATGCGGCACTCTATGGTCAAGCATTGGCGTTACTACAATTAGATAAAAATGTAGAAGCCAAAAAAATCGTTGTCGAATTAGCTAAAACGCAGCCAAACAACCTGTTTTACCTCGATACTCTTACCGATATTGATTTAGCCTTAAAACATAATGCCGAAGCTATTGTGAGATTAAAAAAAGCCAATAACAGATATCGTAATAACCCGGTTACCACCATCAATTTAACCGTAGCCTTGCAACAAGATAAACAGTATGGCGAAGCTAAAAAGCTCATTCGAAATTACTTACGTGATAATGAAACAGATATGATTGCCTTAAGCATTTATATTGATTTACTTCGACAAACGGATGATAAGATAAAGATGTATGTCCAACGTGCAAATCTGGCGCAACTTAAAGCTAACTATCCAAAAGCCCTTAATGAACTGCAATCAGCGCGAACACTTGCAACAAGCTCAGCAGATATTGCTCGAATTGATGCGCATATGGAAAAAATTGAGTTAGAAAAGCAAGAAATGCAGGCATTGCAAAACTAG
- a CDS encoding DUF2069 domain-containing protein, whose product MQTTQEIQKRITQYRFLGLFGFFGLIILMFVWQLWLTPEKLQDHTQSQALAELTAMAEVNPELLPQVEAEKQKWLERQASHESNPLAKAFIWILPLLFPFYGLIKGKPYTAAWSNFVVMIYYMHSLTIMYTDPDERYLAILEFALANCMLFGNGIYARMQGKELGLGLDKLKVVMAEEKEREEAYKAKNKD is encoded by the coding sequence ATGCAAACAACACAAGAAATACAAAAGCGTATTACTCAGTACCGGTTTCTGGGACTTTTTGGCTTCTTTGGCCTGATCATACTCATGTTCGTATGGCAGTTATGGCTAACGCCAGAAAAACTACAAGACCATACCCAATCACAAGCATTAGCTGAATTAACAGCAATGGCAGAAGTTAATCCAGAATTATTACCGCAAGTTGAAGCTGAAAAACAGAAATGGCTAGAGCGCCAAGCATCACACGAGTCAAATCCATTAGCCAAAGCCTTTATTTGGATCTTGCCATTATTATTCCCCTTCTACGGGTTGATCAAAGGAAAGCCTTACACGGCAGCTTGGAGTAACTTTGTTGTCATGATCTATTACATGCATTCATTAACCATCATGTATACCGATCCAGATGAGCGTTATCTTGCGATCCTGGAGTTTGCCTTAGCCAACTGCATGTTATTTGGTAACGGTATTTATGCCCGTATGCAGGGCAAAGAGTTAGGCCTAGGTCTTGATAAGCTAAAAGTAGTGATGGCTGAAGAAAAAGAACGAGAAGAAGCATACAAAGCGAAAAACAAAGATTAA
- a CDS encoding YebC/PmpR family DNA-binding transcriptional regulator, which produces MGRAFQNRKLSMAKTAGMKTKIYSKYGKEIYVSAKTGGGDPDSNLSLRRIIEKAKKDQVPTHVIERAIEKASGAGGEDYERASYEGFGPGNCMVIVECLTDNGKRTFTEVRQAFVKNGAKLGAQGSVSHMFDHQAVFEFKFDDEDAVLETLMEAEVDVADVENEDGTITVYVPHTEFYKTKVALSEAFSGIEFDAEDITFLPQVEIEVTGDDVEMFERFLAALNDSDDVQDVYHNAIID; this is translated from the coding sequence ATGGGCAGAGCGTTCCAAAACCGTAAATTATCGATGGCTAAAACAGCTGGCATGAAAACTAAGATCTACTCTAAATATGGTAAAGAGATCTATGTATCTGCAAAAACTGGTGGTGGCGACCCTGATAGCAACTTAAGTCTTCGCCGCATCATTGAAAAAGCGAAAAAAGATCAAGTTCCAACTCACGTAATCGAACGTGCTATTGAAAAAGCATCTGGCGCTGGCGGCGAAGATTATGAGCGCGCAAGTTATGAAGGTTTTGGACCGGGTAACTGCATGGTTATTGTTGAGTGTCTAACTGACAACGGTAAGCGTACTTTCACTGAAGTTCGTCAAGCATTCGTTAAGAATGGTGCGAAATTAGGTGCGCAAGGTTCTGTATCACACATGTTTGATCATCAAGCTGTATTTGAATTCAAATTTGATGACGAAGATGCGGTATTAGAAACATTAATGGAAGCGGAAGTAGATGTAGCTGATGTTGAGAACGAAGACGGTACGATCACTGTTTATGTTCCACACACTGAATTCTACAAAACGAAAGTAGCATTATCAGAAGCGTTTTCTGGTATTGAATTTGATGCAGAAGACATTACATTCTTACCACAAGTTGAAATTGAAGTGACGGGTGATGACGTTGAAATGTTTGAACGTTTCCTTGCTGCCTTAAACGACAGTGATGATGTACAAGATGTATATCACAATGCGATCATTGACTAA
- the arsC gene encoding arsenate reductase (glutaredoxin) (This arsenate reductase requires both glutathione and glutaredoxin to convert arsenate to arsenite, after which the efflux transporter formed by ArsA and ArsB can extrude the arsenite from the cell, providing resistance.): MTIVTIYHNPRCSKSRQTLALLEEQGVTPSIVKYLETPPSAAQLQKILTLLALTPRQLMRIKEAEYKALGLDDESLSNDELIAAMIATPKLIERPIVLANGKATIGRPPENVLAIL; encoded by the coding sequence ATGACTATTGTCACTATTTATCATAATCCGCGTTGCTCTAAAAGCCGCCAAACTCTTGCTTTATTAGAAGAACAAGGTGTCACGCCAAGCATCGTAAAATACCTCGAAACGCCACCATCAGCAGCACAGCTGCAAAAAATATTAACCTTACTCGCATTAACGCCTCGTCAATTAATGCGTATTAAAGAAGCTGAATATAAAGCACTTGGTTTAGATGATGAAAGCTTGTCTAATGACGAACTCATTGCCGCAATGATCGCAACACCGAAATTAATCGAACGGCCAATTGTACTAGCAAACGGCAAAGCTACGATTGGCCGTCCACCTGAAAATGTTTTAGCCATTCTCTAA
- the hda gene encoding DnaA inactivator Hda has translation MNTPAQLSLSVQLPDGETFASFYPGANVQLLTALKNAAVGDGDPFLYLFGSRSSGTSHLLHATCTECTDADRSAAYLPMAMSAMMSPSVLDGMEHLDIVCIDNIELIAGNREWEVALFNFYNRWRDSHDQDNPGSLIVTGNSAARHLGIQLPDLLSRLDWGVSYQLQLLDDDGKLAALQLRAEFRGLKLPVDVGRFLLNRSSRDMETLISILDRLDNASISAQRRLTIPFVKETLSL, from the coding sequence TTGAACACTCCAGCACAACTTTCTTTATCTGTACAATTACCCGATGGTGAAACTTTCGCGAGTTTTTACCCCGGTGCTAATGTCCAACTACTGACAGCATTAAAAAATGCTGCTGTCGGCGACGGTGATCCATTTCTTTATTTATTTGGTAGCCGAAGTTCCGGTACCTCTCATTTACTTCACGCAACCTGTACCGAGTGTACGGACGCTGATCGTTCTGCCGCTTATTTACCGATGGCAATGTCTGCCATGATGTCACCATCCGTATTAGATGGTATGGAACATCTTGATATTGTTTGTATCGATAATATTGAATTGATCGCAGGTAACCGTGAATGGGAAGTCGCATTATTCAATTTTTATAATCGTTGGCGTGATAGTCATGATCAAGATAATCCAGGTTCACTCATTGTCACTGGTAATAGCGCGGCAAGGCATTTAGGTATTCAATTACCGGATCTGCTTTCTCGACTAGACTGGGGCGTTAGCTACCAACTGCAGTTATTGGATGATGACGGTAAGCTCGCTGCGTTACAGCTACGTGCTGAATTTAGAGGACTGAAGCTACCGGTGGATGTTGGCCGTTTCTTATTAAATCGTTCATCTCGAGATATGGAAACCCTTATTTCGATATTAGATCGATTAGATAATGCGTCAATTAGTGCCCAACGTCGTTTAACCATCCCTTTTGTGAAAGAAACCCTCTCTTTATAA
- a CDS encoding enoyl-CoA hydratase/isomerase family protein, with protein sequence MEASVLFDELATSDGHIIGVITLNKARQLHALSADMFPLLRLQLLAWQSDNRVVSVLLTSTGEKAFCAGGDVKSLQQALVVTEGHEAKQQVVSGYFTAEYQVDYLLHNFGKPLIVWGDGIIMGGGLGLFMGASHRVVTETARIAMPEITIGLFPDVGATWFLNRLPHPGVGLFLGLTGASINAKDAQYLGLSEYLIPAIKYADVMNALTRLDWQTDTALHNQQVDQLLAQQYADTNFINGNLINHQALFTQLSVYTELTDVMACIQAHESCDPWLQTSVKKLLLGSPISAHILYRQVNQYTELSLAACFQLELDLAMNVCLNADLVEGVRALLVDKDNKPNWLFKQIEDVPVDFVDALFVSPWRGLYHPLSKL encoded by the coding sequence ATGGAAGCAAGCGTATTATTTGATGAGTTAGCGACGAGTGATGGTCATATTATCGGTGTTATTACCCTAAATAAAGCACGTCAATTACATGCCCTGAGTGCTGATATGTTTCCATTATTACGTCTACAGTTACTTGCTTGGCAAAGTGATAATCGGGTTGTCAGTGTATTACTTACCAGTACTGGCGAGAAAGCATTTTGCGCAGGTGGAGATGTTAAATCATTACAACAAGCGTTAGTTGTAACAGAAGGCCATGAGGCTAAGCAGCAGGTTGTTAGTGGCTATTTTACTGCCGAGTATCAAGTCGATTATTTATTGCATAACTTTGGTAAGCCGCTGATTGTTTGGGGTGATGGCATAATTATGGGCGGTGGATTAGGACTGTTTATGGGGGCTAGTCACCGTGTGGTTACTGAGACTGCACGTATTGCCATGCCGGAGATTACTATCGGTTTATTCCCAGATGTTGGCGCGACTTGGTTCTTAAATCGTTTACCACACCCAGGTGTCGGACTATTTTTAGGGTTAACAGGAGCCAGTATTAATGCCAAAGATGCGCAATATCTAGGGTTAAGCGAGTATTTAATTCCTGCAATAAAATACGCGGATGTGATGAATGCATTAACCAGGCTTGATTGGCAAACTGATACTGCCTTACATAACCAACAAGTTGATCAGCTATTAGCTCAACAGTATGCGGATACTAATTTCATCAATGGTAATTTAATTAATCATCAAGCTTTGTTTACTCAGTTGAGTGTTTATACAGAACTCACTGACGTGATGGCATGTATTCAAGCGCACGAAAGTTGTGATCCGTGGTTACAAACCAGCGTTAAAAAATTGCTATTAGGCAGCCCAATATCAGCGCATATCTTGTACCGGCAGGTAAACCAATATACTGAGCTATCGTTAGCGGCATGTTTTCAGCTGGAATTAGACTTAGCCATGAATGTCTGTCTAAATGCTGATCTTGTTGAAGGTGTAAGGGCTTTGTTAGTTGATAAAGACAACAAGCCTAATTGGTTATTTAAACAGATTGAAGATGTACCTGTTGATTTTGTTGATGCTTTATTTGTATCTCCTTGGCGCGGTTTATATCATCCCTTAAGTAAGCTGTAA